In a single window of the Chionomys nivalis chromosome 11, mChiNiv1.1, whole genome shotgun sequence genome:
- the Mfsd2a gene encoding sodium-dependent lysophosphatidylcholine symporter 1 isoform X1, with the protein MAKGEGAESGSAAGLLPTGILQASERPVQVKKEPKKKQQLSICNKLCYAVGGAPYQLTGCALGFFLQIYLLDVAKVDPLPASIILFVGRAWDAFTDPLVGFCISKSSWTRLGRLMPWIIFSTPLAIIAYFLIWFVPDFPLGMERSHGFLWYLLFYCLFETLVTCFHVPYSALTMFISTDQSERDSATAYRMTVEVLGTVIGTAIQGQIVGQAKAPCLQDQNDSEVTLEAVNRTQSTGSLKETQNAYLLAAGIIASIYVICAVILVLGVREQREPYEAQQAESMPFFQGLRLVMSHGPYVKLIAGFLFTSLAFMLVEGNFALFCTYTLGFRNEFQNLLLAIMLSATFTIPIWQWFLTRFGKKTAVYVGISSAVPFLILVALMKSNLIVTYVVAVAAGVSVAAAFLLPWSMLPDVIDDFHLKHPHSPGTEPIFFSFYVFFTKFASGVSLGVSTLSLDFAKYKKQGCSQPEQVKFTLKMLVTMAPIILILLGLLLFKMYPIDEEKRRQNKKALQALRDEASSSGCSDTDSTELASIL; encoded by the exons ATGGCCAAAGGAGAGGGCGCCGAGAGCGGTTCCGCGGCAGGACTGCTCCCCACCGGCATCCTCCAAGCCAGTGAACGGCCGGTCCAGGTGAAG aAGGAACCAAAGAAGAAGCAGCAATTGTCCATTTGCAACAAACTTTGTTATGCAGTTGGAGGGGCCCCTTACCAGCTGACAGGCTGCGCCCTGGGGTTCTTCCTGCAGATCTACTTGCTGGATGTGGCTAAG GTGGACCCACTCCCTGCTTCCATTATCCTTTTCGTGGGCCGGGCCTGGGATGCCTTCACTGACCCTCTGGTGGGCTTCTGCATCAGCAAGTCCTCCTGGACCCGCCTGGGCCGCCTCATGCCCTG GATCATCTTCTCCACTCCCCTGGCCATCATTGCCTACTTCCTCATCTGGTTCGTGCCTGACTTCCCACTAGGGATGGAAAGGTCGCATGGGTTCCTTTGGTACCTGCTTTTCTACTGCCTCTTTGAGACACTGGTCACG TGTTTCCACGTTCCCTACTCAGCCCTCACCATGTTCATCAGCACAGATCAGAGTGAGCGAGACTCCGCCACGGCCTACA GGATGACGGTGGAGGTGCTGGGTACAGTGATAGGCACGGCGATCCAAGGACAAATTGTGGGCCAAGCCAAAGCACCTTGCCTTCAGGACCAGAACGACTCTGAAGTGACCTTGGAAGCTGTCAATCGCACACAGAGCACCGGCTCCCTCAAAGAAACG CAAAATGCATACCTGCTGGCAGCAGGGATCATTGCCTCTATCTACGTCATCTGCGCCGTCATTCTGGTTCTAGGCGTGCGGGAGCAGAGAG AGCCCTATGAGGCCCAGCAGGCCGAGTCGATGCCCTTCTTTCAGGGCCTCCGGCTGGTCATGAGTCACGGCCCCTACGTCAAGCTCATCGCGGGCTTTCTCTTCACCTCCCTGGCGTTCATG CTGGTGGAGGGCAACTTCGCCTTGTTCTGCACCTATACCTTGGGCTTCCGAAATGAGTTCCAGAACCTCCTCCTGGCCATCATG CTCTCGGCCACATTCACCATTCCCATCTGGCAGTGGTTCCTAACCCGGTTTGGCAAGAAGACAGCTGTCTATGTTGGGATCTCA TCAGCGGTTCCTTTTCTCATCTTGGTGGCCCTTATGAAGAGCAATCTAATCGTCACTTACGTGGTGGCCGTAGCAGCTGGTGTCAGCGTAGCAGCTGCCTTCTTGCTGCCCTG GTCCATGCTGCCTGACGTCATCGATGACTTCCACCTGAAGCACCCTCACTCCCCTGGCACCGAGCctatcttcttttccttctatgtCTTCTTCACCAAGTTCGCCTCTGGagtctctcttggtgtctctACCCTCAGTCTTGA CTTTGCCAAGTACAAGAAGCAGGGCTGCTCCCAGCCAGAACAGGTCAAGTTTACACTGAAGATGCTGGTGACGATGGCTCCCATCATCCTCATCCTCCTGGGCTTGCTGCTCTTCAAGATGTACCCCATCGATGAGGAGAAACGGCGACAGAATAAGAAAGCTCTACAGGCTCTACG AGACGAAGCCAGCAGCTCAGGTTGCTCTGACACAGACTCCACAGAGCTGGCCAGCATTCTCTAG
- the Mfsd2a gene encoding sodium-dependent lysophosphatidylcholine symporter 1 isoform X2, whose translation MAKGEGAESGSAAGLLPTGILQASERPVQVKEPKKKQQLSICNKLCYAVGGAPYQLTGCALGFFLQIYLLDVAKVDPLPASIILFVGRAWDAFTDPLVGFCISKSSWTRLGRLMPWIIFSTPLAIIAYFLIWFVPDFPLGMERSHGFLWYLLFYCLFETLVTCFHVPYSALTMFISTDQSERDSATAYRMTVEVLGTVIGTAIQGQIVGQAKAPCLQDQNDSEVTLEAVNRTQSTGSLKETQNAYLLAAGIIASIYVICAVILVLGVREQREPYEAQQAESMPFFQGLRLVMSHGPYVKLIAGFLFTSLAFMLVEGNFALFCTYTLGFRNEFQNLLLAIMLSATFTIPIWQWFLTRFGKKTAVYVGISSAVPFLILVALMKSNLIVTYVVAVAAGVSVAAAFLLPWSMLPDVIDDFHLKHPHSPGTEPIFFSFYVFFTKFASGVSLGVSTLSLDFAKYKKQGCSQPEQVKFTLKMLVTMAPIILILLGLLLFKMYPIDEEKRRQNKKALQALRDEASSSGCSDTDSTELASIL comes from the exons ATGGCCAAAGGAGAGGGCGCCGAGAGCGGTTCCGCGGCAGGACTGCTCCCCACCGGCATCCTCCAAGCCAGTGAACGGCCGGTCCAGGTGAAG GAACCAAAGAAGAAGCAGCAATTGTCCATTTGCAACAAACTTTGTTATGCAGTTGGAGGGGCCCCTTACCAGCTGACAGGCTGCGCCCTGGGGTTCTTCCTGCAGATCTACTTGCTGGATGTGGCTAAG GTGGACCCACTCCCTGCTTCCATTATCCTTTTCGTGGGCCGGGCCTGGGATGCCTTCACTGACCCTCTGGTGGGCTTCTGCATCAGCAAGTCCTCCTGGACCCGCCTGGGCCGCCTCATGCCCTG GATCATCTTCTCCACTCCCCTGGCCATCATTGCCTACTTCCTCATCTGGTTCGTGCCTGACTTCCCACTAGGGATGGAAAGGTCGCATGGGTTCCTTTGGTACCTGCTTTTCTACTGCCTCTTTGAGACACTGGTCACG TGTTTCCACGTTCCCTACTCAGCCCTCACCATGTTCATCAGCACAGATCAGAGTGAGCGAGACTCCGCCACGGCCTACA GGATGACGGTGGAGGTGCTGGGTACAGTGATAGGCACGGCGATCCAAGGACAAATTGTGGGCCAAGCCAAAGCACCTTGCCTTCAGGACCAGAACGACTCTGAAGTGACCTTGGAAGCTGTCAATCGCACACAGAGCACCGGCTCCCTCAAAGAAACG CAAAATGCATACCTGCTGGCAGCAGGGATCATTGCCTCTATCTACGTCATCTGCGCCGTCATTCTGGTTCTAGGCGTGCGGGAGCAGAGAG AGCCCTATGAGGCCCAGCAGGCCGAGTCGATGCCCTTCTTTCAGGGCCTCCGGCTGGTCATGAGTCACGGCCCCTACGTCAAGCTCATCGCGGGCTTTCTCTTCACCTCCCTGGCGTTCATG CTGGTGGAGGGCAACTTCGCCTTGTTCTGCACCTATACCTTGGGCTTCCGAAATGAGTTCCAGAACCTCCTCCTGGCCATCATG CTCTCGGCCACATTCACCATTCCCATCTGGCAGTGGTTCCTAACCCGGTTTGGCAAGAAGACAGCTGTCTATGTTGGGATCTCA TCAGCGGTTCCTTTTCTCATCTTGGTGGCCCTTATGAAGAGCAATCTAATCGTCACTTACGTGGTGGCCGTAGCAGCTGGTGTCAGCGTAGCAGCTGCCTTCTTGCTGCCCTG GTCCATGCTGCCTGACGTCATCGATGACTTCCACCTGAAGCACCCTCACTCCCCTGGCACCGAGCctatcttcttttccttctatgtCTTCTTCACCAAGTTCGCCTCTGGagtctctcttggtgtctctACCCTCAGTCTTGA CTTTGCCAAGTACAAGAAGCAGGGCTGCTCCCAGCCAGAACAGGTCAAGTTTACACTGAAGATGCTGGTGACGATGGCTCCCATCATCCTCATCCTCCTGGGCTTGCTGCTCTTCAAGATGTACCCCATCGATGAGGAGAAACGGCGACAGAATAAGAAAGCTCTACAGGCTCTACG AGACGAAGCCAGCAGCTCAGGTTGCTCTGACACAGACTCCACAGAGCTGGCCAGCATTCTCTAG